The Solenopsis invicta isolate M01_SB chromosome 12, UNIL_Sinv_3.0, whole genome shotgun sequence DNA window GTTTGCATAAATTTAACAGCGATGTAACGAATACGTTTCAagttgaaaatgaaaaaagaagagGGGGCGGGGTGGGGGGAAAGGATATAAACCGTCTTTACTTGCAGTTTTATTTGCCGTACGTAGAATTTGCGCTTTCGCGCGCGCTTGGGTTAAACTCTAGGCGTATATCCATTTGTCTTTCTCGGACGCTGAGCGCTACATTTCGCCTCTTTGCGGTTTTACGTCTTTTTCCCTCCTTCCCttcacgccgccgccgccaatgtcgtcgtcgtcgtcgtcgtagtcgtcgtcgacgtagacgtcgtcgtcgtcgcacgATACCTTCGCGGCGCGACAATGTCAGCCGGTCGCAGAGGAGAGACGCGGGGAAGAGATACCCCGTTAAAATTCAGCATTTCCGCGCGATGACACATCggaaatttttgcaatatctcAAATCGCGCGTCTTCCGTTAGCGACTTACCGTGCCCCTCCACGTCAGGGCCCTCTCCCTTAGAGTccctctcttgctctctctctttctttttctttttctcgttcGCAATGCAACGCGCGCGATGCCTGAGCTATGGCTCAGGCCGGTGATTATGTTGCGGCACGGGTTACCAATACGTGCCGCCACTCACATCGGTAACCCGTGACTCGCGATCTCGAGTAGAGGCCGCAGGGGCCCCGGCACCGAGAGTCAAGACCTCTCAGGGAAATCCCTCATCGGAAGACGCGCGTCTACAAGGAATTCGCCGTGAATCACCGCCGCGCAACTAAGAGACCGTCTGACGTACGTCAGAGCTGCGGAGTGTGTAGCAATACAAGAGGATTCCACCTGCGAGAGGAGGAGTACTCGTGTATTCGTCACAGACCGACCGTCTGTCCGCTTGACTCCCTCGGCTACCTGACGTCGGCGAGACCGGCTCGGTCGACCGACTCCTTCGTGGAAGAAGCGGAGAATCCTTCGAGTCCGATCGTCCTTACCGAGAGAATCGAGGATTATCATAATCTTGCTGTAACATTCGATGTAATCGTatgtgttctttttttttgtatattatgaaGACTGATGAACAacacggtaaaaaaaaaaaacgtacaagAAACCTGGAAAATTGGATAAAGAAAAAGGAATGAGAGGAATAATACGAGGAAGTGGAGGAGTACGAAAGTAAATAGGAAGGAAACATGAAAAAATCTCTTCTCTTTTCACCACGGTATTTtgtagatatttaaatttaaaatattttcttttaaatcaaaattaattataatcaaattaataataatttaaaaacatacataAAGTAACgttttccaaataaaatatctcatacAACTTTGTATAAACCGTCGTGCATCATAAACAATCCTTGTGTTTATGCTACTTTGATCTTGAAAAGGTGAAGGATTATATGGAtatttttggatatttttttccacaattttaatacaatacagGGAGGTTTATGTGTGTGAAAAATACAGAAGAAACGCGTTATTAGAGAGAAACATTATGTTTGTTTTAATACTGTTTGCCTTCCATTAAACCACAGCAGTAAAAtcttttatagaaatataaaagtacgcgcgataatttacaattacaaattCGTAGTCAATATCGAATTATCGGTATTTAATACTGTTCGTCTCTTAATACACAGGCGTGCATACATATAAAAAGATCTAAACTATTTAAAGTCACTTAAAAAATTCACAAGTAAATTTCATACAAATCACGCTTGATTCAGCCTAAATTACATCAATCACATTACTTGTCAattaatgtatgtaaatttcaacAAGTACACGATTTCCGTCGCTCGGAATTATCGCAGAGCTGTTTCCCGTTTTTTACCTCGCAAAACAAATTATATCGCTTTGAATAGATCGGAAATAAGTCCTCGTTACATGCTGCATAAACAGTTAGAAATAAATACCTGCATAAATAAacggataaataaataaataaataaatagataaatacaaGTGAATGGGATGAAAATGTTGGCGAAAATAAATAGACGGGATGGTACGCGACGTATGCAATAAATAGATAATGTGCGTCAATCGCGACGGACATTCATGATTCACTCATGCAATCATTATCCATCTAAACGATGCACGTGATGATAATTACATTCGGATACGTGTTACGTGCACGTCTGACCGGATTTAGCACTACCTGAGCGATTGGTTGTGATCGAGTACGTGTTTTATCACATTGTTTGACAACAACACGGCCGGGAGAATCTATAAATACCTAAAGCGTaaacaataatttcttattcCTACTAGGCAACGTTACACGATGTTACATTACGGCACTTGAATCTTATATGCGGACTATCCGCAGAATGTGATTCAGACCTTATTAAGGCAAATTAAggttaacaaaaaatttgttgttttccattctaaacaaaaaaaaaaacattgttttttgtttaaaaaacaatgttttctgTATTTGTGTCAAGTAACGAAAAAAGaacatattaaacaaaaaaagtataattttaaaataaacaaaaaagaaatatttgctaaCTTCAATCTGTTCCAGcttgaatatttaaatcttttgtcAGCGTCAAATTGGAAGATATTGAGTATCTTGTTAACTGTAAGGCCAAGTTACAAATCATCTGCTAATCATACTTAGGATGAAATCTTTATCTCTACGAGTGTCACTAATTAAGACAAGAAAGACCTTGAGTCGAATGGGAGAAGAGAAAATAACACTAAGAatttcttcttgttttcacAAAGAAGGTCACATAGCAGCTGAAATCAGACGCgttcaaatatttctttctcaGATTTATTATCTTCTACTATAGTTAGACAATAatttaaaactgtttaaatgtttaaaaacatgccaactgttttaaataaattttaatcaagtcaGTTTTAAAcgtattgtttaaaataaatgccAACCCTGTTGCAAATCGACACGAGACCCATAGGAAGGGCTTAAAGAAAAACGGAACggtttgtaatatttttctaccGATTTCTGCTTCCTCATCGGCACAGCTAcaagcatttttaattctacTACTAAAAAcagttatttatgtatttgctaattttgtcattttttctaCGATACTTTGAATTTATGTCTTACGAGTCGTGAATTTTCAATGAGTATTTTGATCGTTTTTTGCTACCAGGCTATCACCTATTGTCCTTACATCGATACGTCGCGTTTCGTATTTTTATTGTCGGCACGAGATGACGGAAAGACGATCGCGATTTAATTGGGTATGCACAATATATGTTGTCGAATGCAAATGGTATCGGAACGAAGAGGGTAAAAGATTGACAAGAGAGAGACTGCTTCGATCTCATACGCTCTCGCGTCGTTATTCCGATCCTTTTCAACTTTCTTCTCTCGCCTTCCCGCCGCAGTCCAGTAAATCGCCGTTCTAACGTCAAACGTTTGAGTAAATCTGTTAAATTCCCAGTATTCGCGCGTCACTAGGCGCAATCTTCAAACGAGTTCTACgcaaagagaaaaaaggaaagaaagacgTTCGTCCGTTCATGGATTATCGATTGCAACGTCAAATGCGACAACAACAAGCTGCGTTTCTTAGTTTCAATCGCTGTCTCCTCCGAAGACGCGTCTCGCTCGACTCGTGCCGGTTCGAAGATCATGGCCGCTGATGGCCGACATTACCGAGGCGAATTTATCGTCACCGAAACGGATCGTCATCCCCCCGTTCACTCCCCTACTCCCCGAATTAGTCTCGCGAACTCTCGATGTCAATCGTCAAGACGTGCCAGCGACTGTATCAACGAATGCGAATTTGAGGCACACACGCAGCCTACGTACAGTTTCATTGTCTCATTGTGGCCGTTGCCATAGGACACCTCGATATTTTTGTACGTCTGTATGCAGCAGTAGGAGTTGGTGCCCTGACAGCTGCTACCGAGGTGATTGCATCTCACGTGTTCCAGATTTCTCGGTATCCGGGAACCGTATAGGTCCGGTACCGACTCCACGGTGTAGTTGCAGATAGAGCGGTTCTGCGCCATCTTCACCTCCATCTCTAAGAAATTGCGACGATGTTGCAGGTTCCTCTTGTCTTGATTTCTCATGCCCCCGTGTTTGTTGTTACGTTTTCTTCTAGCGACAATTCTTGAGAAGGCGTCGAAGTCGTCGTGCTTGAGAAGGAAATCCTCCTTTCGTCGTAAGGACTCGCGACCTCTCGATCCGTCTTCGTGTTCGTATCGAAGGAGAAACGGTGGTACTCGCTCCTCCAAGTCCTCGTACTCCTCGTACTCGGAATGATCCAGAAGTTGGGCATGCTTGCGCTTTTTCGCCTGTCCGTAAAAATCGGGATAGTATTCCAGATCATCCTCGAGACGTTCCGACAGATCTCGCGGCAGCGATTTCTCGAGATAATCGGAGAGAGCGTGATGCCCGTGCCGTCGTCTTAGACTCCGACCTTGAACGAGCGTCGTGCTGACGATGACACAGGTGAGAACAACAAGTATGCAAAACATGACGTTCAATATCGCCATTGTCGTTCAATGTCGATCTTCGAAGTCCGAAATTTGCACGAAAAGACCTCTGCAAATCTTTATCGATGAtatagcctttttttttttttttttaattcttcctcGGCCTTCAACGAGATCGACCTCAGTTTCCTTCGGGATTCGCTTTTCGTATCACGTATACTTTTTTTCAACGCACTAAagcaataaatttgttttatttgttgcttttatttctatcacgttttttAATCACAGTGGAGAATCTCCAGAACACTCCGAATAATTTTTCTCGGCTCTCAATCGATTACCTTCGAGAGTTCTTTCGTCTATCGAGCTTCCCTTAAAGTTCGACAAGTTGACGATACGGATGTCGGAGAGACACTGAAAGATGTAAATATGCGACGCGGTATTTCAAATGGGAATTTTTCAGGTTTGGTCGACCGTTCGACCGTTCCTTCGACTACGTGACGTAAGtcgaaaatattttgacaatctAGCTGTGTTTTGGTCTAGACGACGCGCGATTCTCTGTGATGATTCGCCAGTCGAAATTTAACACTGACCAGCGCAAGATATACGCGCGTGTCTAAGCGGCCTTTCTGAATTCCCGGTAGATTCCTTCGGCGGACTCTCACTCACGCGAGCTTATTCGTCGGGATTTGTGAGATCGAGAAGCGAGACGGTATATGATCTCTCTTCGTCTCGGCTCGATCGTCTCGCTTAATGGCTTGTTCAAAACTGAGTATTCCCTGATCTTCGAAGGATTTTTTATCCTGCCCGCGAACGTGCACGTGGGTGGTGTTGCCCCACTTTAACGGGGGCTTGCGCGTGCCGGTATACACGAAGATGTGACTAATTCCCCCCTCTCTTTTGTCCAGCTACTTTGTGCAGCCCCTGAGTGTTGGTGTCGGGGCCGGGGCCCCAAGAAGAATCTCTTTGGTCACTCGCGGAGTGGCGGCTCCCTCTTCTTCGAGGATGCTCGCCCTACTCTTTGACGTCACGAGCGGCTCGCTCCCTCTCGATGGagccccgccgccgccgccgccgctcgtcgtcatcgtcatcgtcgtcgtcgtcgtcgtcgtcgtcgtcgtcgcgatggtgtcgacgtcgtcgtcgtcgtcatcgccatCTCCTTTGCTACACCGCCGACAGTTCCCTTAAACATGGATTTAGTATCGTTATCCTCGGGCATTGACGTCACATCTCAATGTAATGCACACCTGTAGCGGAAAGAAAAGACACCGAATGTCTCGTGCTTCGCGGAATCCCATCCTCTCGGTGGGATGGCTCACGTACGCCATCGTGAGAATggcgatgacgatgacgattaCGCGTAACAGAATTTACTTTGAAAGTAGTAACGCAACGCCTTTCCCTTTTGACGTTTACGCGCGGCACAATTTTTTCCGCGTTGACGCTCGCG harbors:
- the LOC113004280 gene encoding uncharacterized protein LOC113004280, with the translated sequence MAILNVMFCILVVLTCVIVSTTLVQGRSLRRRHGHHALSDYLEKSLPRDLSERLEDDLEYYPDFYGQAKKRKHAQLLDHSEYEEYEDLEERVPPFLLRYEHEDGSRGRESLRRKEDFLLKHDDFDAFSRIVARRKRNNKHGGMRNQDKRNLQHRRNFLEMEVKMAQNRSICNYTVESVPDLYGSRIPRNLEHVRCNHLGSSCQGTNSYCCIQTYKNIEVSYGNGHNETMKLYVGCVCASNSHSLIQSLARLDD